DNA sequence from the Streptomyces sp. HUAS 15-9 genome:
CGCTCGGCCCGACGAACGTGATGCCCGCCTCCTCGCAGGCGCGGGCCAGTTCGGGGTTCTCGGACAGGAAGCCGTAGCCCGGGTAGACGGCGTCCGCTCCCGCCCGGCGGGCAGCGGCGACGATCTCCTCGACGGAGAGGTACGCCCGCACGGGATGGCCCGGTTCCCCGATCTCATAGGCCTCGTCGGCCTTCAGCCGGTGCAGCGAATTGCGGTCCTCATAGGGGAAGACGGCAACCGTCCGCGCCCCCAGCTCATAGCCTGCGCGGAACGCGCGAATCGCGATCTCGCCACGGTTGGCGACCAGCACCTTGCGGAACATCCCTGGATCCCTTCAGCCTGCCGGCGTCGAACACCATGGTGTCGGCCATCCCCCTGCCGTGCCACGCGGCCACGTTAGGGGTGTGCCCGTGGCTCGCTGAAGGCGGGAAACATCACATTGACATCGGGGCCGGGGTGAGGAGGGGGCAACCCGGCAGGCCCGGTCGGGTGAATTCGGCACGTTGGACACCAACCCCCGCTTCTCGTACAAAGGCGCACTTCGCGACCCGTCTCGACCTTTGCATATGCCAATGGGATGCCCGCCAGTGCCGTTACGTCAACCGCGTTCCGGGCGAATCATTCGCTGACCCCGCCCCGACCATGCCCGGGAGCACCCGCATGCCCCACAACGCCCCCGACCCCCAGGAAATCTTCACCGACCTGTCCGTCGCCCTCACCGGCTTCGACCGCGCGGAGCTGGCCGGCACCGGCCTGCTCGACACCTACTACAGCACCGTCCTGCGCATCATCGGCGAGCGCGAGGCCGGACAGCTGCTGCACGCGGCGGCCGACGCCCTGGCGACCGACCGGCAGAACAAGGACGGCAAGGCCCTCGAGGAGAACGTGATCGACAGCCCGCGCTTCGGTCCGGTCGCCGTCAGCCTGATCAAGCTCTGGTACCTCGGCAGCTGGTACCCGCTCTCCGGGAGCTACCGCGACATCAACGGCTCGACCGCGGAGGACGTCGAGCACGTCGTCTCCCCCCAGGCCTATCGCGAGGGCCTGGTCTGGGCCGCCGCCGGAGCCCACCCGATGGGCGCCAAACCCCCGGGCTTCGGGTCCTGGGCCGAACCGCCCTATCTGCCCCCGATCCTCTGAGCCCCACAAAGCCCAGGAAGCCCGAGACAACCCGAGGAAGCACCATGAGCAACGAGTACGACCTGGTCATCGTCGGCGGCGGCATCGCCGGGGCGACCGTCGCCAAGACGGTCATCGAGAAGGCCGCCGGGATGAATCCGCCGAGGCACCCCCGCATCCTGATCCTGGAGGCCGGGCGGGCCACGGCGATGAGCGCCGACAAGTACGACACCTATGTGGACGCCTATCGAGAGGCCCTGATCAAGGTCCCCAACTCGCCCTACCCGGCGAGCGGTTCGGCCCCGCAGCCGAACGTGCTGGACATCCGGCGGCCGGAGCCGGGCCGGCCCGCCGACAGCGGATACTTCGTCCAGATGGGCCCGATGCCCTTCGGCAGCGACTACGCCCGCTCGCTGGGCGGCACCACGCTGCACTGGCTCGGCACCTGTCTGCGGATGCTCCCCAACGACTTCAAAATGAAGTCGGTCTACAAGCGGGGCGTCGACTGGCCGCTGACCTACGACGAGCTGAAGCCGTACTACGAGCGGGCCGAGTGGGACATCATCGGCGTGTCGGGCGACGTGGACGACCAGTGCTACCCCGGCATCGAGAAGGGCGACCCCAGGAAGTTCTTCAAGTCCGCCGACAAGAAGAGGTTCCCGAAGGGGGAGTACCGCTTCCCCATGCAGCGGATCCCCAGCAGCTATCTCGACGACTACATCGCCAAGATGACCGACGGCCTGGTGATCAAGCTGACCGACGGGAAGAAAAAGAAGCACGAGTTCCCCGTCATGATCAGCAACACCCCCGCCGCCCGTAATTCCACCCCGCACGAGGGGTACCAGGTCATCGGCGCCGTCGGGAACGCCGACCAGGGCCAGCGGTGCGAGGGCAACTCCAGCTGCATCCCGATCTGCCCCGCGCAGGCCAAGTACAACGCGCTCAAGACCCTGTACGAGCTGATCATCAAGTACCCCGACAAGGACTCCGAGGCCGGCGAGGCCCGGGCCAGGGTCACCGTGCGCAGCCAGTCCGTCGTCATGCGGGTGAACCACGACCAGAAGAAGGGCAAGAAGGGGAAGGTCACGGGGCTGACGTACAAGACGTACCACGAGGACGGCAGCGCGCCGGTGGAGCGGACCGTGACCGCCGACATGTACGTGCTGGCCGCCAACGCCATCGAGAACGCC
Encoded proteins:
- a CDS encoding GMC family oxidoreductase — translated: MSNEYDLVIVGGGIAGATVAKTVIEKAAGMNPPRHPRILILEAGRATAMSADKYDTYVDAYREALIKVPNSPYPASGSAPQPNVLDIRRPEPGRPADSGYFVQMGPMPFGSDYARSLGGTTLHWLGTCLRMLPNDFKMKSVYKRGVDWPLTYDELKPYYERAEWDIIGVSGDVDDQCYPGIEKGDPRKFFKSADKKRFPKGEYRFPMQRIPSSYLDDYIAKMTDGLVIKLTDGKKKKHEFPVMISNTPAARNSTPHEGYQVIGAVGNADQGQRCEGNSSCIPICPAQAKYNALKTLYELIIKYPDKDSEAGEARARVTVRSQSVVMRVNHDQKKGKKGKVTGLTYKTYHEDGSAPVERTVTADMYVLAANAIENATLLLASKPAANNSDQVGRNLMDHPLLLTWGLLKENAGAFRGPGSTSGIPAFRDGSFRAERTGFRVEIGNWGWNFPENAPYDTVHDLVGGGEAGKAQLYGKPLRKRLGEILPRQFRIAWELEQDPVETNRVTVNDRYKDGLGKHRPVIEYDLSEYVRASLPWAAEASRQLFGALQISKKVRRPTYAPGDYTHYEPGDAAEVTYNGQTYWVRGAGHVVGTHRMGSDATASVVDSHQRSHDLPNLYIVGCGSLPTLGTSNPTLTMTALAIRTGEQIAAELKGKSK